One window from the genome of Streptomyces cadmiisoli encodes:
- a CDS encoding MazG nucleotide pyrophosphohydrolase domain-containing protein, with protein MHSSPADLVREFHRAFGLDARTTPTPVAPALAAHRGELLAEEAAEVAEVSVSGPLDRLAHELADVVYVAYGTALVHGIDLDEVIAEIHRSNMTKLGPGGQVARRADGKVLKGEHYEAPDVTAVLRRQGWQPDAASADAAGTAGTRVDGTA; from the coding sequence ATGCACTCCTCGCCCGCCGACCTGGTCCGTGAATTCCATCGTGCGTTCGGTCTCGACGCCCGCACCACCCCGACGCCCGTTGCGCCCGCGCTGGCCGCGCACCGCGGTGAACTGCTGGCGGAGGAGGCCGCGGAGGTCGCGGAAGTCTCGGTCAGCGGGCCGCTCGACCGGCTCGCGCACGAACTCGCGGACGTCGTCTATGTGGCGTACGGCACGGCCCTGGTCCACGGTATCGACCTCGACGAGGTGATCGCCGAGATCCACCGCTCGAACATGACCAAGCTGGGCCCCGGCGGCCAGGTCGCCCGCCGCGCCGACGGCAAGGTGCTCAAGGGCGAGCACTACGAGGCACCGGACGTGACGGCCGTCCTGCGCCGCCAGGGCTGGCAGCCGGACGCCGCCAGCGCCGACGCCGCCGGCACGGCAGGCACGAGGGTCGACGGAACGGCCTGA
- a CDS encoding TAXI family TRAP transporter solute-binding subunit: MSKVLPRIGRRRALQGAASGLVAFGLLLWWLLPLGEDPPGGSITFSTGTPRGVYQKYGTLLRNALSKDMPELKVRLMTSDGSQENVARVATGEVDFTIAAADAVETYELNNGPGADRLRGVARLYDDYVHLVVPRDSDIDSVSDLRGKRVAIGLPHSGVRLIATRVLRTAGIDAQEDITPLADGIDTGPNRLKRGEIDAFFWSGGLPTDGLQQLADTFEFRLVPIDADFVSEMHRQGGATHFYRATNMPESAYGTARNGTTVPTMAVSNVLITRTDMDPELTEWVTRTVINSRDNIGDDVHSAQLVDVRTAIYTDPVPLHDGARRYYRSVKP, translated from the coding sequence ATGTCCAAGGTGCTGCCCCGTATCGGCAGGCGCCGGGCCCTCCAGGGCGCGGCGTCCGGCCTCGTCGCCTTCGGCCTGCTGCTGTGGTGGCTGCTGCCGCTGGGCGAGGACCCGCCGGGCGGCTCGATCACCTTCAGCACCGGCACACCACGCGGCGTCTACCAGAAGTACGGAACCCTGCTGCGCAACGCGCTGTCCAAGGACATGCCGGAGCTGAAGGTGCGGCTGATGACGAGCGACGGTTCGCAGGAGAACGTCGCGCGCGTGGCGACCGGCGAGGTCGACTTCACGATCGCCGCGGCGGACGCGGTGGAGACGTACGAGCTCAACAACGGCCCCGGCGCCGACCGGCTGCGCGGAGTCGCGCGCCTCTACGACGACTACGTGCACCTCGTCGTCCCGCGCGACTCCGACATCGACTCGGTCTCCGACCTGCGGGGCAAGCGCGTGGCCATCGGGCTGCCCCACTCCGGCGTACGGCTGATCGCCACCCGGGTGCTCAGGACGGCCGGCATCGACGCGCAGGAGGACATCACGCCGCTGGCCGACGGCATAGACACCGGGCCGAACCGTCTGAAGCGGGGCGAGATCGACGCCTTCTTCTGGTCCGGCGGCCTGCCCACCGACGGTCTCCAGCAGCTCGCGGACACCTTCGAGTTCCGGCTGGTGCCGATCGACGCCGACTTCGTCTCCGAGATGCACCGGCAGGGCGGCGCCACCCACTTCTACCGCGCCACCAACATGCCGGAGTCGGCCTACGGCACCGCCCGCAACGGCACCACCGTGCCGACGATGGCGGTCTCCAACGTGCTGATCACCCGTACGGACATGGATCCCGAGCTCACCGAGTGGGTCACCCGCACGGTGATCAACAGCCGCGACAACATCGGCGACGACGTCCACTCCGCCCAGCTGGTCGACGTGCGCACGGCGATCTACACCGACCCGGTCCCGCTGCACGACGGCGCCAGGCGGTACTACCGGTCGGTCAAGCCGTAG
- a CDS encoding sensor histidine kinase: protein MHTRLLPLLIVLMAAVLLALGVPLAVSVAAAQQQKVVVDRIDDTAFFAALAQFVNAPPAPEGARVATLRRELESYYDVYGIRVGVFYANDTPMAQAPDDFFLPREGEVRDAFDEALLSRRSDDPRQVWPWQRSRLVVASPVIRDGDVVAVVVTDSPTGQMRSRILHGWLVIAAGETAAMLLAVGAALRLTGWVLRPVRVLDATTHDIATGRLKSRVAAAGGPPELRRLARSFNEMADNVEAVLEQQRAFVADASHQLRNPLAALLLRIELLALELPEGNEEIASVQTEGKRLAEVLDDLLDLALAEHAEADLRLTDIGALTAERVAAWAPTARAKGVRLVGDCPATTAWADPVTLSSALDAVIDNALKFTPGDEVVEVTVASNGETSTIVVADRGPGLTDEELTRVGDRFWRSGRHQNVKGSGLGLSITRALLTAAGGSIAFDHHAPHGLKVTVTMPRTGPTA, encoded by the coding sequence TTGCACACCCGACTCCTGCCGCTGCTGATCGTCCTGATGGCGGCCGTACTGCTGGCACTGGGCGTCCCCCTCGCCGTGAGCGTGGCCGCGGCCCAGCAGCAGAAGGTGGTCGTCGACCGCATCGACGACACGGCGTTCTTCGCGGCGCTCGCCCAGTTCGTCAACGCTCCGCCCGCTCCCGAGGGCGCCCGGGTGGCGACGCTCAGACGCGAGCTGGAGAGCTACTACGACGTCTACGGCATTCGCGTGGGTGTCTTCTACGCCAACGACACCCCCATGGCTCAGGCACCGGACGACTTCTTCCTCCCCCGGGAGGGGGAGGTGCGCGACGCCTTCGACGAGGCGCTGCTCAGCCGGCGCAGCGACGACCCGCGGCAGGTGTGGCCCTGGCAGCGCAGCCGGCTGGTCGTCGCGTCCCCGGTCATCCGGGACGGCGACGTCGTGGCCGTCGTCGTCACCGACTCGCCGACCGGGCAGATGCGCTCCCGGATCCTGCACGGCTGGCTGGTGATCGCCGCCGGCGAGACGGCCGCCATGCTGCTGGCCGTCGGCGCCGCGCTCCGGCTGACCGGCTGGGTGCTCAGACCCGTCCGCGTCCTGGACGCCACCACGCACGACATCGCCACCGGCCGCCTGAAGTCCCGGGTGGCGGCGGCGGGCGGTCCGCCGGAGCTGCGCAGGCTCGCCCGCTCCTTCAACGAGATGGCGGACAACGTGGAGGCCGTGCTGGAGCAGCAGCGCGCCTTCGTCGCCGACGCCTCGCACCAGCTGCGCAACCCGCTGGCCGCGCTGCTGCTGCGCATCGAGCTGCTCGCGCTCGAACTGCCGGAGGGCAACGAGGAGATCGCCTCGGTCCAGACGGAGGGCAAACGCCTGGCCGAGGTCCTCGACGACCTGCTGGACCTGGCCCTGGCCGAGCACGCCGAGGCCGACCTCCGGCTCACGGACATCGGCGCGCTGACCGCCGAGCGTGTCGCGGCCTGGGCACCGACCGCGCGGGCCAAGGGCGTACGGCTGGTGGGGGACTGCCCGGCGACGACCGCCTGGGCCGACCCGGTGACGCTGTCCAGCGCCCTGGACGCCGTGATCGACAACGCGCTCAAGTTCACACCGGGCGACGAGGTCGTCGAGGTCACCGTCGCCTCCAACGGCGAGACCTCGACGATCGTGGTCGCCGACCGCGGGCCCGGTCTGACCGACGAGGAGCTGACCCGTGTCGGCGACCGGTTCTGGCGCAGCGGCCGCCATCAGAACGTCAAGGGCTCCGGACTCGGTCTGTCCATCACGCGCGCGCTGCTCACGGCGGCCGGCGGATCGATCGCCTTCGACCACCACGCGCCGCACGGGCTGAAGGTGACGGTGACCATGCCGAGGACCGGCCCTACGGCTTGA
- a CDS encoding response regulator transcription factor: MRLLLVEDDNHVAAALSAVLARHGFDVTHARSGEEALQALVPEGPGFGVVLLDLGLPDQDGYEVCGKIRKRTATPVIMVTARSDVRSRIHGLNLGADDYVVKPYDTGELLARIHAVSRRSVPDESTGSTETVLRLGPVRIELATRQVSVDGSVIQLTRKEFDLLALLAQRPGVVFRREQIISEVWRTSWEGTGRTLEVHVASLRAKLRMPALIETVRGVGYRLVAPAG, from the coding sequence ATGAGACTGCTGCTCGTCGAGGACGACAACCATGTCGCCGCCGCGCTTTCCGCGGTCCTGGCGCGGCACGGTTTCGACGTCACGCACGCGCGCAGCGGCGAGGAGGCCCTCCAGGCACTCGTCCCGGAAGGCCCCGGATTCGGCGTCGTGCTGCTCGACCTCGGTCTGCCCGACCAGGACGGCTACGAGGTGTGCGGCAAGATCCGCAAGCGCACCGCCACCCCCGTGATCATGGTGACCGCGCGCTCGGACGTCCGCTCCCGCATCCACGGCCTCAACCTGGGCGCCGACGACTACGTCGTCAAGCCCTACGACACCGGCGAGCTGCTGGCCCGGATCCACGCCGTCAGCCGGCGCAGCGTCCCCGACGAGTCGACCGGCAGCACCGAGACCGTTCTGCGCCTCGGGCCGGTACGCATCGAGCTGGCCACCCGCCAGGTCAGCGTCGACGGCTCGGTGATCCAGCTGACCCGCAAGGAGTTCGATCTCCTCGCCCTGCTCGCGCAGCGCCCCGGGGTGGTCTTCCGCCGGGAACAGATCATCAGCGAGGTGTGGCGCACCAGCTGGGAGGGGACCGGTCGCACCCTGGAGGTGCACGTCGCCTCGCTGCGCGCCAAGCTGCGGATGCCCGCGCTGATCGAGACCGTACGCGGCGTCGGCTACCGGCTCGTCGCCCCGGCCGGGTAG
- a CDS encoding amino acid ABC transporter ATP-binding protein, producing the protein MTEVSVAKEDMAATGELVVLKSVNKHFGALHVLQDIDMTIARGEVVVVIGPSGSGKSTLCRTINRLETIDSGSITIDGKPLPAEGKELARLRADVGMVFQSFNLFAHKTVLENVMLGQIKVRKTDKKKAEEKARALLDRVGVASQADKYPAQLSGGQQQRVAIARALAMDPKVMLFDEPTSALDPEMINEVLEVMQQLARDGMTMIVVTHEMGFARSAANRVVFMADGRIVEEAVPDQFFSNPRSDRAKDFLSKILHH; encoded by the coding sequence ATGACCGAAGTATCGGTGGCCAAGGAAGATATGGCCGCGACCGGCGAACTCGTGGTCCTGAAGAGTGTCAACAAGCACTTCGGCGCGTTGCACGTGCTCCAGGACATCGACATGACGATCGCCCGCGGTGAGGTCGTCGTGGTCATCGGACCCTCCGGGTCCGGAAAGTCCACCTTGTGCCGCACCATCAACCGCCTGGAGACGATCGACTCCGGTTCGATCACCATCGACGGAAAGCCGTTGCCCGCCGAGGGCAAGGAGCTGGCACGGCTGCGCGCCGACGTCGGCATGGTGTTCCAGTCGTTCAATCTCTTCGCGCACAAGACCGTTCTCGAGAACGTCATGCTCGGCCAGATCAAGGTCCGTAAGACGGACAAGAAGAAGGCCGAGGAGAAGGCCCGCGCGCTGCTCGACCGGGTCGGTGTCGCCTCTCAGGCGGACAAGTACCCCGCTCAGCTCTCCGGAGGCCAGCAGCAGCGTGTGGCGATCGCACGCGCCCTGGCCATGGACCCGAAGGTCATGCTCTTCGACGAGCCGACCTCGGCCCTCGACCCGGAGATGATCAACGAGGTGCTGGAGGTCATGCAGCAGCTCGCCCGCGACGGCATGACCATGATCGTCGTCACGCACGAGATGGGCTTCGCCCGATCGGCTGCGAACCGTGTGGTGTTCATGGCAGACGGTCGCATCGTCGAAGAGGCTGTGCCGGACCAGTTCTTCAGCAATCCGCGCAGCGACCGCGCCAAGGACTTCCTGTCGAAGATCCTGCACCACTGA
- a CDS encoding glutamate ABC transporter substrate-binding protein, which yields MKLRKVSAAAAAAIVLTLTATACGGDDGDSGSGSGSGSGGGDKIKIGIKYDQPGLGLKEPDGSFSGFDVDVATYVAKELGYEPDQIEWVETKSADRENALARGDVKFIAATYSITDERKEKVDFAGPYLLAHQDLLVKADSDIAEGTDLNGKKLCSVTGSTSAQNVKDEIAPDAQLKEYGTYSECIAGLQSGAVDAVTTDDSILAGFASQDQYKGQFKLAGLKLSNENYGIGVKKGDTATVNKINDAVEKMVSDGAWETAVKENFGPANYKNEPAPKIGQIVQ from the coding sequence ATGAAGCTCCGCAAGGTCTCCGCCGCGGCGGCCGCCGCCATCGTCCTGACCCTGACCGCGACCGCGTGCGGCGGCGACGACGGCGACAGCGGCTCCGGTTCGGGCTCGGGCTCCGGTGGCGGCGACAAGATCAAGATCGGCATCAAGTACGACCAGCCCGGTCTCGGCCTGAAGGAGCCGGACGGCTCCTTCTCCGGCTTCGACGTGGACGTGGCCACGTACGTCGCCAAGGAGCTCGGCTACGAGCCCGACCAGATCGAGTGGGTCGAGACCAAGAGCGCCGACCGCGAGAACGCCCTCGCCCGCGGCGACGTGAAGTTCATCGCGGCCACCTACTCGATCACCGACGAGCGCAAGGAGAAGGTCGACTTCGCCGGCCCCTACCTGCTCGCCCACCAGGACCTGCTCGTCAAGGCCGACTCCGACATCGCCGAGGGCACCGACCTCAACGGCAAGAAGCTCTGCTCGGTGACCGGCTCGACCTCGGCGCAGAACGTCAAGGACGAGATCGCTCCGGACGCCCAGCTCAAGGAGTACGGCACCTACTCGGAGTGCATCGCCGGTCTTCAGAGCGGCGCCGTCGACGCGGTGACCACCGACGACTCGATCCTCGCGGGCTTCGCCTCCCAGGACCAGTACAAGGGCCAGTTCAAGCTCGCCGGCCTCAAGCTGAGCAACGAGAACTACGGCATCGGCGTCAAGAAGGGCGACACCGCGACCGTGAACAAGATCAACGACGCCGTCGAGAAGATGGTGAGCGACGGCGCCTGGGAGACCGCGGTCAAGGAGAACTTCGGCCCGGCCAACTACAAGAACGAGCCCGCGCCGAAGATCGGGCAGATCGTTCAGTAA
- a CDS encoding amino acid ABC transporter permease, translated as MFDFLSDYDDPSLLGAFWVTVQLTLFSGVGSLIWGTLLAGMRVSPVPLMRGFATAYVNIVRNIPLTVIIVFTSLGLADIFGVTMGAPDNFELQGFRLAVLGLIAYTAAFVCEALRSGINTVPVGQAEAARAIGLNFTQVLSLIVLPQAFRSVIGPLANVLIALTKNTTVAAAIGVAEAALLMKEMIENEAQTVLIGAIFAFGFVVLTLPTGLFLGWLSKRLAVKR; from the coding sequence GTGTTCGACTTTCTTTCAGACTATGACGACCCGAGCCTGCTGGGCGCCTTCTGGGTGACGGTGCAGCTCACTCTCTTCTCGGGTGTCGGCTCCCTCATCTGGGGCACTCTGCTGGCGGGCATGCGCGTCAGCCCGGTGCCCCTGATGCGTGGGTTCGCCACCGCTTATGTGAACATCGTCCGGAACATTCCCCTGACGGTCATCATCGTCTTCACCTCGCTCGGCCTCGCCGACATCTTCGGTGTGACGATGGGCGCGCCCGACAACTTCGAACTCCAGGGCTTCCGCCTCGCGGTCCTCGGACTCATCGCCTACACCGCCGCCTTCGTCTGCGAGGCGCTGCGCTCCGGCATCAACACGGTGCCCGTCGGGCAGGCCGAGGCGGCCCGTGCGATCGGACTGAACTTCACTCAGGTTCTCTCGCTCATCGTGCTGCCGCAGGCCTTCCGTTCGGTCATCGGCCCGCTGGCCAACGTGCTGATCGCGCTCACCAAGAACACGACGGTGGCGGCCGCGATCGGTGTGGCGGAGGCCGCTCTGCTGATGAAGGAAATGATCGAGAACGAGGCTCAGACGGTGTTGATCGGCGCGATCTTCGCCTTCGGTTTCGTGGTACTGACCCTGCCCACCGGCCTGTTCCTCGGCTGGCTGAGCAAGCGACTGGCGGTGAAGCGGTGA
- a CDS encoding amino acid ABC transporter permease, translating into MTSVLYDAPGPRAKRRNVILSVTFFVLLALLLWWVWQTLDDKGQLNWALWKPFTESAAWTTYLLPGLANTLKAAALAMIIALPLGAFLGISRLSDHRWVRGPAGVVVEFFRAIPVLLLMLFANEFYARSTDISSAERPLYAVVTGLVLYNASVLAEIVRAGILALPKGQTEAAKAIGLRKGQTMTFVLLPQAVTAMLPAIVSQLVVIVKDTALGGVLLGFTELLNSRGTLAANYANVIPSFIVVAIIYIVLNFILTSFASWLEGRLRRSKRSTGAVLGAEDVEELNAAEVGGPHGGGAGKI; encoded by the coding sequence GTGACCTCCGTTCTCTACGACGCCCCCGGCCCCCGGGCCAAGCGGCGCAATGTCATCCTCTCGGTGACCTTCTTCGTCCTGCTCGCCCTCCTGCTGTGGTGGGTCTGGCAGACGCTGGACGACAAGGGCCAGCTGAACTGGGCCCTGTGGAAGCCCTTCACGGAGTCCGCGGCCTGGACGACGTATCTGCTCCCCGGCCTCGCCAACACCCTGAAGGCCGCTGCGCTCGCCATGATCATCGCGCTGCCGCTGGGTGCCTTCCTCGGTATCTCCCGGCTCTCCGACCACCGCTGGGTGCGCGGTCCGGCCGGCGTGGTGGTCGAGTTCTTCCGGGCCATCCCGGTCCTGCTGCTGATGCTGTTCGCCAACGAGTTCTACGCCCGTTCCACGGACATCTCCAGCGCGGAACGGCCCCTCTACGCGGTCGTCACGGGGCTCGTGCTCTACAACGCCTCCGTGCTGGCGGAGATCGTCCGGGCCGGCATCCTCGCACTGCCCAAGGGGCAGACGGAGGCCGCCAAGGCGATCGGCCTGCGCAAGGGCCAGACGATGACCTTCGTCCTGCTGCCGCAGGCCGTCACGGCGATGCTCCCGGCCATCGTCAGCCAGCTGGTCGTGATCGTGAAGGACACCGCGCTCGGCGGTGTGCTGCTCGGCTTCACCGAGCTGCTGAACTCGCGCGGCACGCTCGCGGCCAACTACGCCAATGTCATCCCGAGCTTCATCGTGGTGGCGATCATCTACATCGTCCTCAACTTCATCCTCACCAGCTTCGCGAGCTGGCTGGAGGGCAGGCTGCGGCGCAGCAAGCGCAGCACCGGCGCGGTACTGGGCGCCGAGGATGTAGAAGAACTGAACGCCGCCGAGGTGGGCGGCCCGCACGGGGGCGGCGCCGGCAAGATCTGA
- a CDS encoding FAD-dependent monooxygenase → MDPVIIVGAGPVGLTLALALARQDVPSVVLDEGPGKDEPRPARTVVLREDTAALVERLTGLPLDEFGTRWAGWRSMRRKQVMREITFGHADDEGPAGPADTDRTSSAESPPLHIAQHVLTNALRAALTHQRLVKIAVDSRLDTIEQETSGVTAHTRGPKGTWWRGSFLVGCDGPRSTVRKLQDVRFPGRTAVERHAVAALRAELPWPGRALLHRMPPWRTSGPSGGEITARPLPEGVWRLDWLLPPGKDLVTPELLVARVRETLAGWTDGTTPPYELLDTGVHTVHHRLARRWRVGRVFLAGDAAHLLGALGTHGLDEGLRDADNLAWKLALAWHHGPHEALLDSYQAERRAVIAARLRTGDQMLPLLRGGGALRSYVPGAARGHDTLLTDGHLGRGPLGAPGGYAESPLAPGDLESRATVDTPPGATVADVRVTAEDGSRVRLRDRLGRGALLVVLVAPGTGVWERKHWVTAGIMPRLAAAVTALPHPAELLVAESYPGAGAHTVLLVRPDGHLVVAMNGVRPADLYAAAEATLGGPAEARTEATAGSR, encoded by the coding sequence GTGGACCCGGTGATCATCGTCGGGGCGGGGCCCGTCGGGCTCACGCTCGCCCTGGCGCTGGCGCGTCAGGACGTACCGTCCGTCGTCCTGGACGAAGGACCGGGCAAGGACGAACCGCGACCGGCGCGCACCGTCGTCCTGCGCGAGGACACCGCCGCCCTCGTGGAACGCCTGACCGGTCTGCCGCTCGACGAGTTCGGGACGCGTTGGGCCGGATGGCGATCGATGCGGCGCAAGCAGGTGATGCGCGAGATCACTTTCGGCCACGCGGACGACGAGGGCCCGGCCGGTCCCGCGGACACGGATCGGACGTCTTCGGCCGAGTCCCCGCCCCTGCACATCGCCCAGCACGTCCTGACCAACGCTCTGCGCGCCGCCCTCACCCACCAGCGGCTCGTCAAGATCGCGGTGGACAGCCGGCTCGACACCATAGAGCAGGAGACGTCCGGCGTCACCGCTCACACCCGCGGCCCCAAGGGCACCTGGTGGCGCGGCAGTTTCCTGGTCGGCTGCGACGGCCCGCGCTCCACCGTGCGCAAACTCCAGGACGTCCGTTTCCCCGGCCGTACCGCGGTGGAACGTCACGCCGTCGCCGCACTGCGCGCGGAACTCCCCTGGCCCGGTCGGGCCCTGCTCCACCGGATGCCCCCGTGGCGGACCTCCGGGCCGTCCGGCGGCGAGATCACCGCGCGCCCGCTCCCCGAGGGTGTGTGGCGGCTGGACTGGCTGCTGCCACCCGGCAAGGACCTGGTCACCCCCGAACTGCTGGTGGCCCGTGTCCGGGAGACCCTGGCGGGCTGGACCGACGGCACCACACCGCCGTACGAGCTCCTGGACACCGGTGTCCACACCGTCCACCACCGGCTGGCCCGCCGCTGGCGCGTCGGCCGGGTCTTCCTCGCCGGGGACGCCGCCCACCTGCTCGGCGCGCTCGGCACACACGGCCTGGACGAGGGGCTGCGGGACGCCGACAACCTCGCCTGGAAGCTGGCGCTGGCCTGGCACCACGGTCCGCACGAGGCGCTTCTCGACAGCTACCAGGCCGAACGCCGCGCCGTGATCGCCGCCCGGCTGCGCACCGGCGACCAGATGCTCCCGCTGCTCCGCGGCGGCGGCGCCCTGCGGTCCTACGTCCCCGGCGCCGCCCGCGGCCACGACACCCTGCTCACCGACGGGCACCTGGGCCGCGGCCCGCTGGGTGCCCCGGGCGGCTACGCCGAGTCGCCGCTCGCCCCCGGTGACCTCGAGTCGCGGGCCACCGTCGACACACCGCCCGGCGCAACCGTCGCGGACGTGAGGGTCACCGCGGAGGACGGTTCCCGCGTACGGCTGCGGGACCGGCTCGGGCGCGGCGCGCTGCTCGTCGTACTGGTCGCGCCGGGCACCGGTGTGTGGGAGCGCAAACACTGGGTGACCGCCGGGATCATGCCGCGGCTCGCGGCGGCGGTGACGGCGCTGCCGCACCCCGCCGAGTTGCTCGTCGCCGAGTCCTATCCGGGCGCCGGCGCCCACACCGTGCTCCTGGTCCGGCCCGACGGCCATCTGGTCGTCGCCATGAACGGGGTGCGCCCCGCCGATCTGTACGCGGCGGCCGAGGCCACGCTCGGCGGACCGGCCGAGGCCCGCACCGAGGCGACAGCGGGCAGCCGCTGA
- a CDS encoding cysteine dioxygenase — MSWGPPSADGSVRPPTQADLLEFVRRTAADDALIDSLPLDPQGRTWVRLEGPGGSEAWLIGWPPGTGTGWHDHADSVGAFLTARGELRENSLAARLPTDGWKTLELTDGVDRERLLPAGQGRSFGRHHVHEVLNESTDRHTVSVHAYYPPLPRIRRYSRTGHVLRLEQVERPEDWQ; from the coding sequence TTGTCATGGGGGCCGCCCTCCGCCGACGGGTCGGTCAGGCCCCCGACGCAGGCGGACCTCCTCGAATTCGTACGGCGCACGGCCGCCGACGACGCGCTGATCGACTCACTGCCCCTCGACCCGCAGGGCCGCACCTGGGTGCGCCTGGAGGGGCCCGGCGGCAGTGAGGCCTGGCTGATCGGCTGGCCGCCCGGCACGGGCACCGGCTGGCACGACCACGCCGACTCGGTGGGCGCCTTCCTGACCGCCCGCGGCGAGCTGCGGGAGAACTCGCTGGCCGCCCGGCTGCCCACCGACGGCTGGAAGACCCTCGAACTCACGGACGGCGTGGACCGGGAGCGTCTGCTGCCGGCCGGGCAGGGGCGCTCCTTCGGCCGCCACCATGTCCACGAGGTGCTCAACGAGTCCACCGACCGGCACACGGTCTCCGTCCACGCCTACTACCCGCCCCTGCCCCGCATCCGCCGCTACAGCCGCACCGGGCACGTACTGCGCCTGGAACAGGTCGAACGCCCGGAGGACTGGCAGTGA